In Zygosaccharomyces rouxii strain CBS732 chromosome E complete sequence, the DNA window aATGAGTTGTATGGGAACTTATGAAACTCAAGCACAAAAATGGGGGGGTTGAAGGCATATGTCGCTATGGTTTCCCTGGTTGTGCTCTCAGCAATAGCCGTTTTCTCGATTTGCTTGAAGGGATTCCAATCCCATTGTTTTAGTTCGGATTTgcacattttccaattcttaGGTAGTTTAATTTTTGCTCTCTTGTTACTTTGTGTGCAAGTGATATCCATTTTGAAGAACTCTAATTTATTGAATTCTAAATCGAAGAGCTGAGATCTTAGCATCTCAAAAACGAGTTCATTTGGATTGGCGCTGGGAACTGGCCATCGTAGCAATTCAGCAGATATTCGGGGAAGCAGAGGCACTTCAGTTGCCTCTAGGATATAGTCCTCGAGTGAGGCTGTTTTGCAAAAGTGGTGCTCAAgcttcaatttttcaccaaatgcaAACGAAACTGTCTTTGGAATATTCTCTCTTAGCGTTTCCTTGAAACGAGTTCCCAAAACACTTGGCATGAATTCACATCTATTTATTTTCGAACATTGCTTGATACAGCTGGTTAAAAACTCAAACTTAATCTTAAAACTTTCTCTCCCTTGTAATCGGTTTTTGCGCCTAGCAATAGGATCATGCTGAATTTGAGACTTCGATAAGTCAGTTAACCAGACGAATAGCCTTTTgctttcatcttcaagtTTTAACTTCTCCTTTGGACTATGAAAGTTTTGCAGATTGTCGCTAATCTCGATTTTAGGCCATGGTAGGCATCTTATGTTGTATTGTTTAGGAGTGAACTTCAGCGGCATTGCTTCTAATTGGAAATGTTCCAAGGAGTCTGTCTTAACCTTTTGTAGTTGAACTTTTGGTCCACTAGAGTGGGACAACTTCTGTAAAAGTTTTTGGctttttttctccaaacGCACAGTTTCTTTGGTATTGGTAAATGTGTTTTCGTAGCCGCCGTCGGAGCTATTGACAGCAGAGCTGTCCAAAATCCAGTATTCAAGCTCCATGTGGAcgtaagaagaagagtaaaTGTAACCTCTCTCTCTTGAATGGGATTTTTATTAGAATGTTACTTAGGACTGCTTTTTCTGAATTCATAGTAGCAATCATGATTAGTTTGAATTGAGCGACGCGCCAACAAATTGTTAATTCATAAAGAAGGCCGTAGTGAAAAAGACCACGGGAAATGGAACTTCCAGTAGTCAGCTACAGCTAAATTAAGATTTATTGTAACTCTACATCTTATAATTTAGAACTAAATAGAAATTCCTTTTAACTCATAGTACATTTGGTCCATCCCAAAAATATAGAACCCGAAGCCTCTTCTATCAACCACTTATCTGAGAAAAGTCAGTCacccttcttcttcgttatcaacaatttctaataattcttcagaatcaCTTCTATCTTGTTTATCGTCCATTTCCCTATCAGCATtatcttcgtcttcttctaaattcatAACTACTACTTCCTTGGTTTGTCCATGTGTTGAGGGTAGGCCATTATCATCAAGTACTAACGGATGGGtttcatcattttggaAAGGTTTAATGTTTTTTAAAGTCGCACTACTCTGTGTTAATTCAACGAGCGTATTGTATCTAGAAACAAAACGAGGCCTCGTACTAACGGTACCTCTAATGCACTCGGGAACATCAGTCTCTAAATTCTCCAGTGATCTTTGCCTTAGAATGTCAA includes these proteins:
- the ZIP2 gene encoding Zip2p (weakly similar to uniprot|P53061 Saccharomyces cerevisiae YGL249W ZIP2 Required for 'ZIPpering' up meiotic chromosomes during chromosome synapsis involved in meiotic recombination and disjunction) → MELEYWILDSSAVNSSDGGYENTFTNTKETVRLEKKSQKLLQKLSHSSGPKVQLQKVKTDSLEHFQLEAMPLKFTPKQYNIRCLPWPKIEISDNLQNFHSPKEKLKLEDESKRLFVWLTDLSKSQIQHDPIARRKNRLQGRESFKIKFEFLTSCIKQCSKINRCEFMPSVLGTRFKETLRENIPKTVSFAFGEKLKLEHHFCKTASLEDYILEATEVPLLPRISAELLRWPVPSANPNELVFEMLRSQLFDLEFNKLEFFKMDITCTQSNKRAKIKLPKNWKMCKSELKQWDWNPFKQIEKTAIAESTTRETIATYAFNPPIFVLEFHKFPYNSFDFINLEEDTFGSLKFASASRLAPTMTKKPSATSEREKTMDSTINSEHDNTSMIPHKRSFIDDDLLTILHSRKRSRKHDDHYTSTPSHGATMFRIMNQEMNRYQAVGSSPVSAALEPPKTPAIPFEPANDPRRILVNATKIRENHKIIQYLSNETQLQLVEQELPLQCDFIIDATSCIVIVQLDLFFQLQADKTMFYENTLKSLLNEFKTVVVLIKYPVIIDIADRDVFWKIRLYLQPPDFQLFLTEETPQEIGKWINMLSNEPLNDQPLGSHPLLLLHFNKFLVQELLSKYTLKKILLMAIKNQNKELSCLLTDAQLKRIQKLMALGW